One Gordonia zhaorongruii DNA segment encodes these proteins:
- a CDS encoding DUF6069 family protein encodes MTNYDPRDPRYRGPDQNPPTRAYSQAGDYSQYGDYRDQQAYEPQSNQRPAKRPRRGPDIDPLLFCGGVLMTGVVTGLAAWLVGWIIRIITEKVNDSGQLGIWNPLAQDELWFALVGFVVALLGGALWYLLQVGTPAPGQFYRWVVGLLIIASVVVPLALSAEISTGIGTAVMHLVIGLPVFSLIPTMGSASRKKDAGGR; translated from the coding sequence ATGACCAACTACGACCCGCGCGATCCCCGCTATCGCGGACCGGACCAGAACCCGCCGACGCGCGCGTACAGCCAGGCAGGCGACTACTCCCAGTACGGCGACTACCGGGACCAGCAGGCCTACGAGCCGCAGTCGAATCAGCGGCCCGCCAAGCGGCCGCGCCGAGGCCCCGATATCGATCCACTGCTGTTCTGCGGCGGCGTGCTGATGACCGGTGTGGTCACCGGCCTCGCCGCGTGGCTCGTCGGTTGGATCATCCGCATCATCACCGAGAAGGTGAACGACTCCGGGCAACTCGGCATCTGGAATCCGCTCGCGCAGGACGAGCTGTGGTTCGCGCTCGTGGGCTTCGTCGTCGCTCTCCTCGGCGGGGCCCTCTGGTACCTGCTTCAGGTCGGCACGCCCGCACCCGGCCAGTTCTACCGCTGGGTAGTCGGTCTGCTGATCATCGCGAGCGTCGTGGTGCCGCTCGCACTGTCCGCTGAGATCTCCACCGGCATCGGCACCGCCGTCATGCACCTGGTGATCGGCCTGCCGGTCTTCTCCCTGATCCCGACGATGGGCTCGGCGAGCCGGAAGAAGGACGCCGGGGGCCGCTAG
- a CDS encoding response regulator transcription factor — protein sequence MTGARSILLAEDDAAIAEPLARALAREGHECVIAATGPQALDEALTGAFGLLILDLGLPGMDGLEVCRRVRSERPQLAVLMLTARTDEVDFVVGLDAGADDYVGKPFRLAELLARVRALMRRSSSVDEGDDVLDYGDIALDGRARRVVVDGDELSLANREFDLLQFLMTRPGQALSRDEIMTQVWGSTDLRSSKTLDMHVSWIRRKIGDDQDGRPKHIVTVRGVGFRFDP from the coding sequence GTGACCGGGGCACGGAGCATCCTGCTCGCCGAGGACGACGCGGCCATCGCCGAGCCGTTGGCCCGAGCACTCGCCAGGGAGGGCCACGAGTGCGTCATCGCCGCGACCGGGCCGCAAGCTCTCGACGAGGCACTGACCGGTGCGTTCGGGCTGCTGATCCTCGATCTCGGGCTGCCCGGGATGGACGGTCTCGAGGTGTGCCGGCGCGTGCGTTCGGAAAGGCCGCAACTCGCTGTCCTCATGCTGACGGCACGCACCGACGAGGTCGACTTCGTGGTCGGTCTGGACGCGGGCGCCGACGACTACGTCGGCAAGCCGTTCCGGCTCGCGGAGCTGCTCGCCAGGGTCCGTGCACTCATGCGCCGCAGCAGTTCGGTCGACGAGGGAGACGATGTGCTCGATTACGGGGACATCGCGCTCGACGGGCGAGCGCGACGAGTGGTGGTCGACGGGGACGAGCTATCACTGGCCAACAGGGAGTTCGACCTGCTGCAGTTCCTGATGACACGTCCCGGACAGGCGCTGTCCCGTGACGAGATCATGACGCAGGTCTGGGGGTCGACCGACCTGCGGTCGTCGAAGACCCTCGACATGCACGTGTCGTGGATCCGCCGGAAGATCGGTGATGATCAGGACGGTCGGCCCAAGCACATCGTCACCGTGCGCGGTGTCGGATTCCGGTTCGACCCCTAG
- a CDS encoding acyl-CoA carboxylase subunit beta, whose product MTTASRDDSAAPDIHTTAGKLADLHNRLADAKYPVGEGAVEKIHDKGKLTARERITHLLDEGSFVELDALARHRSTNFGLAERRPMGDGVVVGYGTVEGREVCVFSQDVTVFGGSLGEVYGEKIVKVMDLAIKTGRPLIGINEGAGARIQEGVVSLGLYGEIFHRNVKASGVIPQISLIMGAAAGGHVYSPALTDFTVMVDKTSQMFVTGPDVIKTVTGENVTMEELGGASTHMTKSGVAHYVAQDEEDALEYVKDLLGYLPSNNRAEAPRLSTTQAPGSIEENLTAEDLELDALIPDSPNQPYDMHEVIRRILDDDEFLEVQAERAMNVIIGFGRVDGRSVGIVANQPTQFAGCLDIDASEKAARFVRTCDAFNVPIVTLVDVPGFLPGTEQEFNGIIRRGAKLLYAYGEATVGKITVITRKAYGGAYDVMGSKHMGADVNLAWPTAQIAVMGASGAVGFVYRGKLKEAEANGEDVDALRLELQKEYEDTLVNPYVAAERGYVDAVVPPSHTRGQIANALRLLERKLVQLPPRKHGNIPL is encoded by the coding sequence ATGACGACTGCTTCGCGCGACGACAGCGCTGCTCCCGATATCCACACCACGGCCGGAAAGCTCGCTGACCTGCACAACCGTCTCGCCGACGCCAAGTACCCGGTCGGTGAGGGCGCAGTCGAGAAGATCCACGACAAGGGCAAGCTGACCGCCCGCGAGCGCATCACGCACCTGCTCGACGAGGGTTCGTTCGTCGAACTCGACGCGCTGGCCCGCCACCGCAGCACCAATTTCGGTCTCGCCGAGCGCCGCCCCATGGGCGACGGCGTGGTGGTCGGTTACGGCACCGTCGAGGGCCGCGAGGTCTGCGTGTTCAGCCAGGACGTCACCGTGTTCGGCGGCAGCCTCGGTGAGGTGTACGGCGAGAAGATCGTCAAGGTGATGGATCTGGCGATCAAGACCGGTCGTCCGCTCATCGGCATCAACGAGGGTGCGGGCGCCCGCATCCAGGAGGGCGTCGTCTCCCTCGGTCTGTACGGCGAGATCTTCCACCGCAACGTGAAGGCGTCGGGCGTGATCCCGCAGATCTCGCTCATCATGGGTGCCGCGGCGGGCGGGCACGTCTACTCACCCGCGCTGACCGACTTCACCGTGATGGTCGACAAGACCAGTCAGATGTTCGTCACCGGACCCGACGTCATCAAGACCGTCACCGGCGAGAACGTGACCATGGAGGAGCTCGGCGGCGCGAGCACCCATATGACGAAGTCGGGCGTCGCCCACTACGTCGCGCAGGACGAGGAGGACGCACTCGAGTACGTCAAGGATCTCCTCGGCTACCTGCCGAGCAACAATCGCGCCGAGGCTCCCCGACTGTCCACCACCCAGGCGCCGGGCAGCATCGAGGAGAACCTCACGGCCGAGGACCTCGAGCTCGACGCCCTGATTCCGGATTCACCCAACCAGCCGTACGACATGCACGAGGTCATCCGGCGCATCCTCGACGACGACGAGTTCCTCGAAGTGCAGGCCGAGCGCGCGATGAACGTGATCATCGGTTTCGGGCGGGTGGACGGCCGCAGCGTCGGCATCGTCGCGAACCAGCCGACTCAGTTCGCCGGCTGCCTCGACATCGACGCCTCGGAGAAGGCCGCGCGCTTCGTCCGCACGTGCGACGCCTTCAACGTCCCGATCGTCACGCTTGTCGATGTGCCCGGCTTCCTGCCCGGCACCGAGCAGGAGTTCAACGGCATCATCCGTCGCGGCGCCAAGCTCCTGTACGCCTACGGCGAGGCGACCGTCGGCAAGATCACCGTCATCACCCGCAAGGCGTACGGCGGCGCTTACGACGTGATGGGCTCCAAGCACATGGGCGCGGACGTGAACCTGGCGTGGCCGACCGCGCAGATCGCCGTGATGGGCGCTTCGGGTGCCGTGGGCTTCGTCTACCGCGGCAAGCTCAAGGAGGCCGAGGCGAACGGCGAGGACGTCGACGCGCTCCGTCTCGAGCTGCAGAAGGAGTACGAGGACACCCTCGTCAATCCGTACGTCGCCGCCGAGCGCGGATACGTGGACGCGGTCGTTCCGCCCAGCCACACCCGCGGACAGATCGCTAACGCGCTGCGTCTCCTCGAGCGCAAACTGGTGCAGCTGCCCCCGCGCAAGCACGGAAACATTCCGCTGTGA
- the purE gene encoding 5-(carboxyamino)imidazole ribonucleotide mutase: MTAPQAPRVGLIMGSDSDWPTMKAAAEALAEFGVPFEVGVVSAHRTPQRMLDYAKGAAERGISVIIAGAGGAAHLPGMVAAATPLPVIGVPVPLKYLDGMDSLLSIVQMPAGVPVATVSIGGARNAGLLATRILGASDPAIQTAMSKFQDGLEEMVLEKDERLRRSILED; the protein is encoded by the coding sequence ATGACCGCACCCCAAGCTCCCCGCGTCGGCCTCATCATGGGCAGCGACTCGGACTGGCCGACGATGAAGGCGGCGGCCGAGGCCCTCGCCGAGTTCGGTGTGCCGTTCGAGGTGGGAGTGGTCTCCGCCCACCGGACCCCGCAGCGGATGCTCGATTACGCGAAAGGCGCTGCAGAACGCGGTATCTCGGTCATCATCGCGGGTGCGGGCGGTGCCGCGCATCTTCCGGGGATGGTGGCCGCAGCGACCCCGCTGCCGGTCATCGGCGTCCCTGTTCCGCTGAAGTACCTCGACGGGATGGACTCGCTGCTGTCGATCGTCCAGATGCCCGCGGGCGTCCCCGTCGCGACCGTGTCGATCGGCGGGGCACGGAACGCCGGACTGCTGGCCACCCGGATCCTGGGCGCGAGCGATCCGGCGATCCAGACGGCGATGTCGAAGTTCCAGGATGGACTCGAGGAGATGGTCCTGGAGAAGGACGAGCGTCTCCGTCGCTCGATCCTCGAGGACTGA
- a CDS encoding sulfurtransferase, translated as MPVEFDSNPAFTAFAHPERLVSTEWLSAHLGAPGLKIVESDEDVLLYDIGHIPTSQKIDWHLHLNDPVTRDYIDGEQFAKLMSDKGIARDDTIVVYGDKNNWWAAYAMWVFTLFGHEDVRLLDGGRDAWMDEQRETSFEVPVYPATDYPVVERDDSAIRAFASQVLDSLGTTPLVDVRSPQEYTGERTHMPDYPEEGALRGGHIPTAVSIPWAKAAAPDSRFRTRPELEEIYADLDPKTPTIAYCRIGERSSHTWFVLTYLLGFGNVRNYDGSWTEWGNTVRVPIAQGEEPGSAPGKN; from the coding sequence ATGCCAGTGGAATTCGATTCGAATCCGGCCTTCACCGCGTTCGCTCATCCGGAACGCCTCGTCAGCACCGAATGGCTGTCCGCTCACCTGGGCGCTCCCGGACTGAAGATCGTCGAGTCCGACGAGGATGTGCTGCTGTACGACATCGGCCACATCCCGACGTCGCAGAAGATCGACTGGCACCTGCACCTCAACGATCCGGTGACTCGCGATTACATCGACGGTGAGCAGTTCGCGAAGCTGATGAGCGACAAGGGCATCGCGCGCGACGACACGATCGTCGTCTACGGCGACAAGAACAACTGGTGGGCCGCCTACGCGATGTGGGTGTTCACTCTGTTCGGCCACGAGGACGTCCGGCTGCTCGACGGCGGACGTGATGCCTGGATGGATGAGCAGCGGGAGACCTCCTTCGAGGTGCCTGTGTACCCGGCCACCGACTACCCGGTCGTCGAACGCGACGACTCCGCGATCCGCGCGTTCGCGTCTCAGGTCCTCGACTCGCTCGGCACCACGCCGCTCGTCGACGTCCGGTCACCGCAGGAGTACACGGGCGAGCGCACCCACATGCCCGATTACCCGGAGGAGGGCGCTCTGCGGGGCGGCCACATCCCGACCGCGGTGTCCATCCCGTGGGCGAAGGCGGCCGCACCGGACTCACGTTTCCGCACACGCCCCGAACTCGAGGAGATCTACGCGGACCTGGACCCGAAGACGCCCACGATCGCGTACTGCCGAATCGGCGAACGGTCGAGCCACACCTGGTTCGTGCTCACCTACCTCCTCGGGTTCGGCAACGTCCGCAACTACGACGGGTCCTGGACCGAGTGGGGCAACACCGTGCGCGTGCCGATCGCGCAGGGCGAGGAGCCGGGCTCCGCGCCAGGCAAGAACTAA
- a CDS encoding acyl-CoA carboxylase epsilon subunit, with product MSDTNDDAAPGPAEKPFLTVVSGNPSDEEVAALVSVLAAAGGDPGPLGPVVRNDWGLPTDMHRPQWGMPTTFTNRG from the coding sequence GTGAGTGACACGAACGACGACGCCGCTCCGGGTCCGGCCGAGAAGCCGTTCCTGACCGTCGTCTCGGGCAACCCGTCCGATGAGGAGGTCGCCGCTCTCGTCAGCGTGCTGGCGGCCGCCGGCGGGGATCCCGGTCCGCTCGGACCGGTCGTCCGCAACGACTGGGGTCTGCCCACCGACATGCACCGCCCGCAGTGGGGCATGCCGACCACGTTCACCAACCGCGGGTGA
- a CDS encoding biotin--[acetyl-CoA-carboxylase] ligase: MSHDENRAVPNPAAAALPDADRLRAALSGTRWTRIEVVPETGSTNADLIERADADGGTGSGGTGSDGVDGTVRIAGFQSSGRGRHSRVWQTPHGQLAVSAAVAVGPGDTERIGWLSLLTGLAVRDAIAQVSGVRPELKWPNDVLAPKGGKLSGILAEFRPLPAGGGVAVIGTGINLDLDSVADGAEAASVRGLAGTEVDSTQLAVAYLRALSERLAHWPHDVDGLVADYRAASATIGRRVRLILPGDAEVIGDAVGIDEQGAIVVQGPDERIVASAGDVTHLRPVE, encoded by the coding sequence GTGAGTCACGACGAGAATCGCGCCGTCCCGAATCCGGCTGCAGCCGCCCTGCCCGATGCGGACCGGTTGCGTGCCGCGCTGTCCGGGACACGGTGGACGCGCATCGAAGTGGTGCCGGAGACCGGTTCGACCAACGCCGACCTGATCGAGCGGGCAGATGCGGACGGGGGCACCGGGTCGGGCGGCACCGGGTCGGACGGGGTCGACGGCACGGTCCGGATCGCCGGGTTTCAGTCCTCCGGGCGCGGACGGCATTCCCGGGTGTGGCAGACGCCGCACGGACAGCTGGCAGTGTCGGCAGCCGTCGCGGTCGGCCCGGGCGACACGGAGCGGATCGGCTGGCTCTCGTTGCTGACCGGGCTCGCGGTTCGTGACGCCATCGCACAGGTGAGCGGCGTGCGCCCCGAGTTGAAATGGCCCAACGACGTGCTGGCGCCGAAGGGCGGAAAGCTGTCCGGCATCCTCGCCGAGTTCCGCCCGCTGCCTGCGGGTGGGGGAGTCGCGGTGATCGGCACCGGTATCAATCTCGACCTCGATTCGGTCGCGGACGGTGCCGAAGCGGCGTCGGTGCGCGGACTGGCGGGCACGGAGGTGGACTCGACGCAGCTCGCAGTCGCGTACCTGCGCGCGCTGTCGGAGCGGCTGGCGCACTGGCCTCACGATGTGGACGGGCTCGTCGCCGACTACCGCGCGGCGAGCGCGACCATCGGCCGCCGTGTGCGGCTGATCCTGCCGGGAGACGCCGAGGTGATCGGCGACGCCGTCGGCATCGACGAGCAGGGCGCCATCGTGGTGCAGGGGCCGGACGAACGCATCGTGGCATCGGCGGGCGACGTCACTCACCTGCGTCCGGTGGAGTAG
- a CDS encoding Maf family protein produces MTSEPITVVLGSASPARLRVLRDAGLDPLVLVSDVDEEAIVDRLADAAPEHVVTALAQAKADAVVETIRGGDDPLFDAARTDGVVLTCDSMLLLDGRLSGKPHSPEVAIEQWHRMRGSTGHLITGHCVTRLHRGEADAATGHQSTSVRFSDVSDTLIERYVATGEPLKVAGAFTLDGLGGWLLDGIDGDPSSVIGISLPLTRRLLTDLDVDIADLWRA; encoded by the coding sequence GTGACGTCCGAACCGATCACGGTCGTGCTCGGTTCGGCGTCCCCGGCACGTCTGCGCGTTCTGCGGGATGCGGGGCTCGATCCCCTGGTCCTCGTCTCCGACGTCGATGAGGAGGCGATAGTCGATCGGCTCGCCGATGCAGCGCCCGAGCACGTCGTCACCGCGCTCGCCCAGGCGAAGGCGGACGCCGTCGTCGAGACGATCCGTGGCGGCGACGATCCGTTGTTCGACGCCGCGCGCACCGATGGAGTGGTGCTCACCTGCGATTCGATGCTGCTGCTCGACGGCAGGCTGTCCGGGAAGCCGCACTCCCCCGAGGTCGCGATCGAGCAGTGGCACCGGATGCGCGGCAGCACCGGCCACCTGATCACCGGACATTGCGTGACGCGACTGCACCGCGGCGAGGCCGACGCGGCAACCGGGCACCAGTCGACGTCGGTGCGGTTCTCGGACGTCTCCGACACGCTCATCGAGCGGTACGTGGCCACCGGCGAGCCGTTGAAGGTGGCCGGGGCGTTCACGCTGGACGGACTGGGCGGCTGGCTGCTCGACGGCATCGACGGCGACCCGTCGTCGGTCATCGGCATCAGCCTTCCGCTCACGCGGCGTCTGCTGACCGACCTGGACGTCGACATCGCCGATCTCTGGCGAGCCTGA
- a CDS encoding sensor histidine kinase has translation MRRRILRMMIATLVAVGVLLGVPLTVLSWQWMSQDAQQSLAKSLKRMSEFVIAEESEGRPVDPTALDLEQFRLLVPAGGRLMLDARVPTESGTVRTLHRQIGSEVDSSMISESVSLGTDAELTLEVPYESVRPQQWAAAGVLLVVIVASVGGGAVVAVVTARRLTEPLTDVAERAAGMARGDFSAPWPRYGIAELDEVAATLADANREIALRLEREGEIVGDVSHQLRSRLTAVHLRLDELTLHDDPAVVSEAEAGLEQVDRLTSELDELVAASREDSSGRGVVDAGQVIDTLIGDFDPAFTAVGRVLRTDRVPSTRLIAGKPGRLREALSVLIDNSLQHGDGTTTVRITDLPAAEMVRVTVADDGPGIADDIALDVFRRGFSGGSRSGVGLSLSRALIEADGGRLDLTSRRPAVFSIVLPVAGEHRSEDDQMGEDSHPPGQTFTRGRVPHR, from the coding sequence ATGCGACGCCGGATCCTGCGAATGATGATCGCGACCCTGGTCGCGGTCGGCGTGCTGCTCGGCGTGCCGCTGACCGTGCTGTCCTGGCAGTGGATGTCGCAGGACGCACAGCAGAGTCTGGCGAAGAGTCTCAAGCGCATGTCCGAGTTCGTCATCGCCGAGGAGTCGGAGGGCCGACCCGTCGATCCGACGGCTCTCGACCTCGAGCAGTTCCGGCTGCTGGTGCCTGCCGGCGGCCGGCTCATGCTCGACGCCCGAGTGCCCACCGAGTCCGGAACGGTCCGGACGCTGCATCGGCAGATCGGCAGCGAAGTGGACAGCTCGATGATCTCCGAGTCGGTGAGTCTCGGAACGGACGCCGAACTGACACTGGAGGTGCCGTACGAATCGGTCCGGCCCCAGCAGTGGGCAGCGGCCGGTGTGCTGCTGGTGGTGATCGTCGCGTCCGTAGGCGGCGGCGCGGTCGTCGCCGTGGTCACCGCCAGACGCCTCACCGAACCGCTCACCGACGTGGCCGAGCGTGCAGCCGGGATGGCGCGTGGCGACTTCTCCGCACCCTGGCCCCGGTACGGGATCGCCGAACTCGACGAGGTGGCGGCCACACTGGCGGATGCGAACCGGGAGATCGCCTTGCGGCTCGAACGGGAGGGGGAGATCGTCGGCGACGTCTCGCATCAACTGCGCAGCCGGCTGACCGCCGTGCACCTGCGGCTCGACGAGCTCACCCTGCACGACGATCCGGCGGTCGTATCCGAGGCCGAGGCGGGTCTCGAGCAGGTCGACCGGCTGACCTCCGAACTCGACGAGCTCGTTGCGGCCTCCCGGGAGGACTCATCCGGTCGCGGAGTGGTCGACGCGGGGCAGGTCATCGACACCCTGATCGGCGATTTCGACCCGGCGTTCACCGCGGTGGGACGCGTGCTGCGTACCGATCGAGTGCCGTCGACGCGACTGATCGCCGGGAAGCCCGGCCGGCTTCGGGAGGCGCTCAGCGTTCTCATCGACAACTCGCTGCAACACGGCGACGGCACGACGACGGTCCGGATCACCGATCTTCCGGCAGCCGAGATGGTCCGGGTGACCGTGGCAGACGACGGGCCGGGGATCGCGGACGACATCGCCCTCGACGTGTTCCGGCGCGGATTCTCGGGCGGCAGCCGCAGCGGGGTGGGACTGTCGTTGTCGCGGGCGCTCATCGAGGCGGACGGCGGTCGCCTCGACCTCACGTCGCGACGGCCTGCGGTCTTCTCGATCGTCCTGCCCGTCGCCGGTGAGCATCGATCAGAAGACGATCAGATGGGGGAGGACTCCCACCCGCCGGGCCAGACGTTCACGCGTGGCCGAGTTCCTCATCGGTGA
- a CDS encoding GtrA family protein, which produces MLTIDKAVAMLPGPVRRLVIKHNELIKFAIVGGTTFVVDTVIYYSLIFTVLEPKPVVARVISGVIATILSYILNREWAFKNRGGRERHHEALLFFGISGIAVLLTAAPLWAANNVFDMRENLEGLDLVILDFVLAFIIGNLIGMGFRFWALRRFAFPEEDPEGPGSTDVRPTPEELTDEELGHA; this is translated from the coding sequence GTGCTGACAATCGACAAGGCGGTGGCTATGCTGCCTGGGCCTGTGCGCAGGCTCGTCATCAAGCACAACGAGCTCATCAAGTTCGCCATCGTGGGCGGCACGACGTTCGTCGTCGACACCGTCATCTACTACTCCCTCATCTTCACCGTCCTGGAGCCCAAACCGGTGGTCGCCAGGGTCATCTCGGGTGTCATCGCCACGATTCTCAGCTACATCCTGAACCGCGAGTGGGCGTTCAAGAACCGCGGCGGGCGCGAACGCCACCATGAGGCGCTTCTGTTCTTCGGGATCAGCGGCATCGCGGTCCTCCTGACCGCGGCACCGCTGTGGGCCGCCAACAACGTGTTCGACATGCGTGAGAATCTCGAGGGCCTGGACCTGGTGATCCTCGACTTCGTGCTCGCCTTCATCATCGGCAACCTGATCGGCATGGGGTTCCGGTTCTGGGCGCTGCGCCGCTTCGCCTTTCCCGAGGAAGACCCGGAAGGGCCCGGTTCCACCGACGTGCGTCCCACCCCCGAAGAACTCACCGATGAGGAACTCGGCCACGCGTGA
- a CDS encoding PH domain-containing protein, which translates to MGYPRENLAPGERVVIHRHPHWKCLIAPVLIFWVVTAVCGVALGFIRTSDSLSGASGLWLTVAVGVIWLAATVYWLGRPLLAWWTTHFVVTDRRVVYRSGIITRSGIDIPIRRINTVEFRHGLVDRILRTGTLVIESASDDPLSFRDIPDVEAVHAQLYQELLDDEDLDEEPRGRRR; encoded by the coding sequence ATGGGTTATCCGCGTGAGAACCTCGCCCCCGGCGAACGAGTCGTCATCCATCGCCATCCGCACTGGAAGTGCCTGATCGCACCGGTGCTGATCTTCTGGGTGGTCACCGCGGTCTGCGGCGTCGCGCTCGGATTCATCCGGACATCCGATTCGCTGTCCGGGGCGTCCGGGTTGTGGCTCACCGTCGCAGTGGGCGTCATCTGGCTCGCGGCCACCGTGTACTGGCTGGGCCGGCCGCTGCTCGCCTGGTGGACGACGCATTTCGTGGTCACCGACCGTCGGGTCGTGTACCGCAGCGGCATCATCACCAGGTCGGGGATCGATATCCCGATCCGGCGCATCAACACGGTGGAGTTCCGGCACGGTCTGGTCGACCGGATCCTCCGGACCGGCACGCTGGTCATCGAATCCGCGTCCGACGATCCGCTCTCGTTCCGGGACATCCCCGATGTGGAGGCCGTCCACGCCCAGCTCTACCAGGAGCTTCTCGATGACGAAGACCTCGACGAGGAACCGAGGGGGCGACGCCGGTGA
- a CDS encoding 5-(carboxyamino)imidazole ribonucleotide synthase, with protein MSSQPRGAGATHSETGMPTVTVIGGGQLARMTHQSAIALGQCLRVLAATDSDPAAQVSGDVVLGSHDDLDALRRAAEGSVAFTFDHEGVPLDHLRVLESEGVAVRPPSTALRYAQDKLDMRNRLSELGLPVPDFADLSGDVSQARERLVEFGARNRWQIVLKAVRGGYDGRGVWLIDDQSQALEVFDAQSGGDTVLMAEQKVQMRRELSAMIARSPHGQGAAWPVVETVQRNGQCAVVLAPAPDLDPDLAQQAQQMALRLADELGVVGAMAMELFETDDGKLVVNELAMRPHNSGHWTMDGAVTSQFEQHLRAVLDYPLGATAARADVVVMANVLGAEQTPTMSVDERMHHLFARMPDARIHMYGKGERPDRKVGHVNIVGRPGEDVATVRERAERAAHWMSTAVWTDGWDPHSADG; from the coding sequence GTGAGTTCGCAACCGCGCGGAGCAGGCGCAACACACTCGGAAACCGGCATGCCGACGGTCACCGTGATCGGCGGTGGGCAGCTGGCGCGCATGACGCATCAATCGGCGATCGCGTTGGGACAGTGCCTGCGTGTGCTCGCGGCGACCGATTCGGATCCGGCGGCCCAGGTGAGCGGGGACGTGGTGCTCGGTTCGCATGACGATCTCGACGCCCTTCGTCGTGCCGCAGAGGGATCGGTCGCGTTCACCTTCGATCACGAGGGAGTTCCACTCGACCACCTGCGCGTCCTGGAATCGGAAGGGGTGGCCGTCCGCCCGCCGTCGACGGCACTGCGCTACGCCCAGGACAAACTCGACATGCGGAACCGGCTGAGCGAACTCGGGCTCCCCGTTCCCGACTTCGCCGATCTCTCGGGCGACGTGTCGCAGGCCCGTGAGCGTCTCGTCGAGTTCGGTGCCCGGAACCGGTGGCAGATCGTCCTCAAAGCGGTTCGCGGCGGATACGACGGCCGTGGCGTCTGGCTGATCGACGACCAGTCGCAGGCGCTCGAGGTATTCGACGCGCAGTCGGGCGGGGACACCGTGCTGATGGCCGAGCAGAAGGTGCAGATGCGCCGTGAGCTGTCGGCGATGATTGCGCGGTCGCCGCACGGACAGGGTGCGGCATGGCCGGTCGTGGAGACCGTTCAGCGCAACGGGCAGTGCGCGGTGGTGCTGGCGCCCGCTCCTGATCTCGATCCCGATCTCGCGCAGCAGGCGCAGCAGATGGCTTTGCGGTTGGCCGACGAACTCGGTGTGGTCGGGGCGATGGCGATGGAGCTGTTCGAGACCGACGACGGGAAGCTCGTGGTGAACGAGCTCGCGATGCGACCGCACAACAGTGGTCACTGGACCATGGACGGCGCGGTCACCTCTCAGTTCGAGCAGCACTTGCGAGCGGTTCTCGACTACCCGCTCGGTGCCACTGCGGCTCGCGCGGACGTGGTCGTGATGGCGAACGTCCTCGGCGCGGAGCAGACACCCACGATGTCGGTCGACGAGCGTATGCATCACCTGTTCGCTCGCATGCCTGATGCCCGAATTCACATGTACGGCAAGGGAGAGCGGCCCGACCGAAAGGTGGGGCACGTCAACATCGTCGGTCGGCCGGGCGAGGACGTCGCGACTGTACGCGAGCGTGCCGAGCGCGCCGCGCACTGGATGTCCACCGCGGTCTGGACCGACGGATGGGATCCGCACTCCGCCGACGGCTGA